A single region of the Marinobacter nanhaiticus D15-8W genome encodes:
- a CDS encoding ABC transporter permease, with protein MTAITSPKTPPAAARPRSGYWQHLKHVMADNPVTGLAFGLFALFVLMSILGPALVPYDPIVTGVGPALQPPSGTHWFGTDHLGRDVFSRVVAATRLDLLISVSAVAISFVIGSVMGAFAGYFGGWTDRITGRLVDTIMAFPLFVLAMGIVAAAGNTVENIVYATAIINLPFYARMARAEVSIRRNVGFVQAARLSGNSELRVLFGHVFPNTLPPMMVQISLNMGWAILNAAGLSFIGLGVQPPTPEWGIMVAEGANFIISGEWWLALFPGLALMLAVFTFNLIGDGLRDLVDPQRRT; from the coding sequence ATGACCGCGATAACCTCACCCAAAACGCCACCCGCAGCTGCGCGACCGCGGTCCGGATACTGGCAGCACCTGAAACACGTGATGGCAGACAATCCCGTGACAGGCCTGGCATTCGGGCTGTTCGCGCTATTCGTATTGATGTCGATCCTGGGGCCGGCGCTGGTGCCCTACGATCCGATAGTCACGGGTGTCGGGCCTGCGCTTCAGCCGCCGAGCGGCACCCACTGGTTTGGCACCGATCACCTGGGCCGGGATGTATTCTCCCGTGTGGTTGCAGCAACCCGACTCGATTTGCTCATTTCGGTCTCGGCGGTCGCCATCTCCTTCGTGATTGGCTCCGTGATGGGCGCCTTCGCCGGCTATTTCGGTGGCTGGACCGACCGGATCACCGGTCGCCTGGTGGATACCATCATGGCCTTCCCGCTGTTCGTGCTGGCCATGGGTATCGTCGCGGCGGCCGGCAACACGGTGGAAAACATCGTCTACGCCACGGCCATCATCAACCTGCCGTTCTATGCGCGCATGGCCCGGGCCGAAGTCAGTATTCGCCGCAATGTCGGTTTCGTGCAGGCGGCCCGGCTGTCCGGCAATTCCGAACTGCGGGTGCTGTTCGGCCACGTCTTCCCCAATACCCTCCCGCCGATGATGGTCCAGATCTCCCTCAACATGGGGTGGGCGATCCTCAATGCCGCCGGCCTGTCGTTTATCGGTCTGGGTGTTCAACCGCCGACGCCGGAGTGGGGCATCATGGTGGCCGAAGGCGCCAACTTCATCATTTCCGGCGAGTGGTGGCTGGCCCTTTTCCCGGGGTTGGCCCTGATGTTGGCGGTTTTCACCTTCAACCTGATCGGCGACGGCCTGCGGGATCTCGTCGATCCCCAGCGTCGCACTTGA
- a CDS encoding ABC transporter permease encodes MSLAIKSRRVGMRLLQAIPTIFGILVVCFLLTRALPGDPAAYFAGQMADAESIEAVRKNLGLDKPMPIQFVAYVGDLAQGELGTAISTGQSVTSELATRLPASLELTLGALLLAFVIAVPLGVMAATRPNSWIDHLCRFLVTAGVSLPIFFTGLALMYVFYYLLGWAPAPMGRLDLLYLPPDPVTGFYTIDALIAGDWEVFRAALAQLALPLITLTLFVLAPIARMTRAAMLQTLGSEFVRTARAAGLSGHRVLITYAFRNALLPVVTTLGMVFSFLLGANVLVEKVFAWPGIGSFAVEALVVSDYAAVQGFVLCMALLFVGLNLLIDVIYTLIDPRVGEES; translated from the coding sequence ATGTCCCTGGCGATCAAGAGCCGCCGGGTTGGAATGCGCCTGCTACAGGCCATTCCAACCATTTTCGGCATCCTGGTGGTGTGCTTCCTGCTGACCCGGGCGCTCCCCGGAGATCCGGCGGCGTATTTCGCCGGACAGATGGCCGATGCCGAGTCCATCGAGGCGGTGCGCAAGAACCTGGGGCTGGATAAGCCCATGCCGATCCAGTTCGTGGCCTATGTCGGCGACCTGGCGCAGGGCGAGTTGGGGACGGCAATATCCACAGGCCAGAGCGTCACCTCGGAGCTGGCGACCCGATTGCCCGCCTCCCTCGAACTGACGCTCGGGGCCTTGCTGCTGGCGTTTGTCATTGCGGTACCCCTGGGCGTGATGGCCGCCACCCGGCCCAATAGCTGGATCGATCACCTGTGCCGTTTCCTGGTAACGGCCGGCGTGTCCCTGCCGATCTTCTTTACCGGCCTCGCCTTGATGTATGTCTTCTACTACCTGCTGGGCTGGGCGCCGGCGCCCATGGGGCGGCTGGATCTCCTGTATCTGCCGCCGGATCCGGTAACGGGCTTCTATACCATAGATGCCTTGATTGCCGGCGACTGGGAGGTCTTCCGCGCCGCGTTGGCACAGCTGGCGTTGCCCCTGATTACCCTGACGCTCTTTGTGCTCGCCCCCATCGCTCGCATGACCCGCGCTGCCATGCTGCAGACGCTGGGTAGCGAGTTCGTCCGCACCGCCCGCGCAGCCGGCCTGAGCGGGCACCGGGTCCTGATCACCTACGCCTTCCGCAATGCGCTTTTACCGGTAGTCACGACCCTTGGCATGGTGTTCTCGTTCCTCTTGGGTGCCAACGTGCTTGTGGAAAAAGTGTTTGCCTGGCCCGGTATCGGTTCCTTTGCGGTGGAGGCGCTGGTGGTCTCGGACTATGCGGCGGTCCAGGGATTTGTACTGTGTATGGCCTTGCTGTTCGTTGGCCTGAACCTGCTGATCGACGTCATCTACACACTGATCGACCCGCGGGTGGGCGAGGAGAGCTGA
- a CDS encoding ABC transporter substrate-binding protein, with translation MKRRDFLGGALKGATALSLGASVLPLLKSMPAQAATSDTAVVVFGGTVNSLDIHRSGTNRDSYQVAINCYDRLVTFGTKTLDDGSLSYDYDNVEPELAESWEISEDGTVMTFTLREGATFWDGKPVTAHDVKWSFDRAVSLGGFPTVQMKAGRFTSPEQFEAVDDRTFRITLPFPSKLSLPDLATPIPIVINATVAKEEATDDDPWATDYLHRNPAGSGAFKVNRWDPGQQLVYERNEDWASGPKPGFQRVIVREIPAQSTRRALIERGNVGISQNIPNKDAKELAEKSGVKVVSTPIENCIYSLCTNLNFEPFQDKRVRQAVAWAIPYQAIFEQAAYSQGVPMWGGIAGVDSIAWPQPSPYDYNLEKAKELLSQTDYKDGFDVPLSFSLSHADWAEPAALLIQQGLGKIGIRTTIEKIPGANWRTIALVEKKLPLHMENFGGWLNTPDYYFFWAYIKGNLFNSYNYGDPEMAKLVDETLDMPMDDPRYAPNVTRMIEMAFEDIPRIPLWQPTLNVAMSPDIQGYEYWFHRQMDVRPLKPA, from the coding sequence ATGAAGCGCCGTGACTTTCTTGGAGGAGCCCTCAAGGGGGCAACCGCCCTGTCCCTTGGAGCCAGCGTCCTGCCACTGCTGAAATCCATGCCTGCCCAGGCGGCGACCTCGGATACCGCGGTGGTCGTCTTCGGCGGTACGGTCAACAGCCTGGATATCCACAGGAGCGGGACCAACCGTGACAGCTACCAGGTGGCCATCAACTGCTATGACCGTCTGGTTACCTTCGGCACCAAGACCCTCGACGATGGTTCCCTCTCATACGATTACGACAACGTAGAGCCGGAACTGGCCGAGTCCTGGGAAATAAGTGAAGACGGTACCGTCATGACCTTTACCCTGCGTGAAGGCGCCACCTTCTGGGACGGCAAGCCGGTCACCGCCCACGACGTGAAATGGTCGTTCGATAGGGCTGTTTCTCTCGGCGGCTTTCCAACCGTACAGATGAAGGCGGGCCGATTTACCAGTCCGGAACAGTTCGAGGCCGTGGACGACCGCACTTTCCGTATCACCCTGCCGTTCCCGTCGAAATTGTCATTGCCGGATCTGGCAACGCCTATTCCCATTGTCATCAATGCCACCGTCGCGAAAGAAGAAGCCACCGATGATGATCCCTGGGCAACGGATTACCTCCACCGCAATCCGGCCGGCTCGGGGGCCTTCAAGGTCAACCGCTGGGACCCGGGCCAGCAGCTGGTCTACGAACGTAATGAAGACTGGGCCAGCGGCCCCAAGCCAGGTTTCCAGCGGGTGATTGTGCGGGAGATACCGGCCCAGTCGACCCGCCGCGCATTGATCGAACGGGGTAATGTCGGCATCTCCCAGAATATCCCCAACAAGGATGCCAAGGAGCTGGCCGAAAAGTCCGGTGTGAAGGTCGTAAGTACGCCTATAGAGAACTGCATCTATTCCCTGTGCACCAACCTCAATTTCGAACCCTTCCAGGACAAGCGGGTCCGCCAGGCGGTGGCGTGGGCGATTCCCTACCAGGCGATCTTCGAGCAGGCGGCCTACAGCCAGGGTGTGCCCATGTGGGGCGGCATCGCCGGCGTGGATTCCATTGCCTGGCCCCAACCCTCGCCCTACGACTACAACCTGGAAAAGGCAAAAGAACTGTTGAGCCAGACCGACTACAAGGATGGCTTCGACGTACCGCTCTCCTTCAGCCTGTCCCATGCGGACTGGGCAGAACCTGCGGCGCTGCTGATTCAACAGGGACTTGGCAAGATCGGCATCCGGACCACCATCGAGAAGATCCCCGGCGCCAACTGGCGGACCATCGCCCTGGTGGAAAAGAAGCTGCCGCTGCATATGGAGAACTTCGGCGGCTGGCTCAACACGCCGGACTATTACTTCTTCTGGGCCTACATCAAAGGCAACCTGTTCAATTCCTACAACTACGGCGATCCGGAGATGGCCAAGTTGGTAGATGAAACACTGGACATGCCAATGGACGATCCCCGCTACGCGCCCAACGTGACACGGATGATCGAAATGGCGTTTGAGGATATTCCGCGGATACCCCTGTGGCAGCCGACCCTCAACGTGGCCATGAGCCCCGACATCCAGGGGTACGAATACTGGTTCCATCGCCAGATGGACGTGCGCCCCCTCAAGCCCGCCTGA
- a CDS encoding substrate-binding periplasmic protein: protein MRKVLVLGLLALSLLPATGVQAAEKLYFYTENFPPYNMSASGRAFEHTGEDIDGLCTEMVKAIMSHTDLEYIIKLRNWDYGYNRVLDKPNHGIFCTTYTEDRAPRFKWVGPLTRNLWTVFAPPGSDIEMDELEDAKGMTIGGYRGDVMTEYLLKRGYTVSQLDSDDLNPKRLALEQIDLWIADRLAGPYFASQQDVEGLVPVYSFNKTELYLAMNPNTPDEVIEELKEGLETIRENGMYEAIEDKYGL from the coding sequence ATGCGCAAAGTGCTCGTTCTGGGGTTGCTCGCCCTGTCCCTGTTGCCGGCGACCGGTGTCCAGGCTGCCGAAAAGCTTTATTTCTACACTGAAAACTTCCCGCCCTACAACATGAGCGCCTCCGGCCGCGCTTTTGAGCACACGGGGGAGGATATCGATGGTCTATGCACGGAAATGGTCAAGGCGATCATGTCCCATACCGACCTGGAATACATCATCAAGCTGCGCAACTGGGACTACGGCTACAACCGCGTACTGGACAAGCCCAACCACGGTATCTTCTGCACTACGTACACCGAGGATCGTGCACCGCGATTCAAGTGGGTGGGCCCTCTGACCCGCAACCTGTGGACCGTCTTTGCCCCCCCGGGCAGCGATATCGAAATGGATGAGCTGGAAGACGCCAAGGGCATGACCATCGGGGGCTACCGTGGTGACGTCATGACCGAGTACCTGCTCAAGCGTGGCTACACGGTGTCCCAACTGGATAGTGACGACCTCAACCCCAAGCGTCTGGCTTTAGAGCAGATCGACCTGTGGATCGCTGATCGCCTGGCGGGTCCCTACTTCGCCTCCCAGCAGGATGTGGAAGGTCTGGTGCCGGTCTACTCGTTCAACAAGACCGAACTCTACCTGGCCATGAACCCGAATACCCCGGACGAGGTGATCGAGGAATTGAAGGAAGGCCTGGAAACCATTCGTGAAAACGGCATGTACGAAGCGATCGAGGACAAGTACGGTCTTTGA
- a CDS encoding substrate-binding periplasmic protein, with product MGKVPVFCSLLLTLLLPAAVQGADKEKIYLYTENFPPYNMSISGRAFEHSEDRIEGLCTEMVKAILSHTELEYRMKLRTWDYGYTKVLDKPNHGLFCTTYTEDRAPLFKWVGPLTRNEWTIFTPPGSKLTIDSLSDIKGMTIGGYRNDVKTVYMLKHGYKVSALDSDDLNPKRLALGQIDVWIGDRLAGPYMASQQDVDGLIPAYSFNKTELYLAMNPKTSDAVIEELLAGLKAIHDNGMYGAIEEKYGL from the coding sequence ATGGGCAAGGTTCCTGTTTTCTGCTCGTTGTTGCTGACCCTGTTGTTACCCGCTGCTGTCCAGGGCGCGGATAAGGAGAAGATCTACCTCTACACTGAAAATTTCCCGCCCTACAACATGAGCATCTCCGGCCGCGCCTTTGAGCATAGCGAGGACCGTATCGAGGGCCTGTGTACCGAGATGGTCAAGGCCATCTTGTCCCACACCGAGCTGGAGTACCGCATGAAGCTGCGGACCTGGGACTACGGCTACACCAAGGTGCTGGATAAGCCCAACCATGGCCTGTTCTGCACCACCTATACCGAGGATCGTGCGCCGTTATTCAAATGGGTCGGTCCGTTGACCCGCAACGAATGGACCATCTTCACGCCGCCCGGTAGCAAGCTGACGATCGACAGCCTCTCTGATATCAAGGGTATGACGATCGGTGGCTATCGAAATGACGTGAAGACGGTCTACATGCTCAAGCACGGTTATAAGGTATCGGCCCTCGATAGCGACGACCTGAACCCAAAGCGGTTGGCCCTGGGCCAGATCGACGTCTGGATCGGCGACCGGTTGGCAGGTCCCTACATGGCCTCACAGCAGGACGTCGATGGCCTGATACCGGCCTATTCCTTCAACAAGACCGAACTCTACCTGGCCATGAATCCCAAGACCTCCGACGCAGTCATTGAGGAATTGCTAGCGGGCCTTAAGGCCATCCACGACAATGGTATGTACGGCGCCATCGAGGAAAAGTACGGACTCTAG
- the mnmE gene encoding tRNA uridine-5-carboxymethylaminomethyl(34) synthesis GTPase MnmE — MHTTDTIAAIATAPGRAGVGIIRLSGPDAGIIAQRILGFAPRPRYAHYGPFRASDGSVIDEGLGLYFPNPHSFTGEDVFELHGHGGSVILDLLLREVCEQGARLARPGEFSERAFLNDKVDLTQAEAIADLIESSSEQAARCAIRSLQGAFSQRIETLVESLTHLRIYVEAAIDFPEEEIDFLADGKVAGDLQTIMDDLATILAEAQQGTILRDGMRVVIAGRPNAGKSSLLNALAGREAAIVTAIEGTTRDVLREHIHIDGMPLHVIDTAGLRDSPDEVEQIGIARAWDEIRQADRILLMVDATTTGETRPEAIWPDFIHQLPNNAPLTVIRNKVDLSGEAAGYSDDDAAPIIRIAAKSGEGLDVLRDHLKACMGYATTTEGGFLARRRHLVALEKARDCLVQGQAQLEGYGAGELLAEDLRMAQDALGEITGAMTPDDLLGKIFSSFCIGK, encoded by the coding sequence ATGCACACCACCGACACCATTGCTGCCATTGCCACCGCACCCGGCCGGGCCGGTGTGGGGATTATTCGTCTGTCAGGCCCGGATGCCGGAATCATCGCCCAGCGTATCCTCGGGTTCGCTCCCAGACCCCGCTATGCCCACTACGGGCCATTTCGCGCCAGCGATGGATCGGTCATCGATGAGGGGCTGGGCCTGTATTTCCCAAACCCCCACTCGTTCACGGGTGAAGACGTGTTCGAGCTTCATGGTCACGGGGGGTCCGTGATCCTGGATCTGTTGCTGCGGGAAGTCTGTGAACAGGGAGCACGGCTGGCGCGGCCTGGCGAGTTCTCCGAGCGGGCCTTTCTCAATGACAAGGTGGACCTCACCCAGGCCGAAGCCATTGCCGACCTGATTGAGAGTAGTTCTGAACAGGCGGCCCGCTGCGCCATCCGGTCGTTGCAGGGTGCCTTCTCACAGCGTATCGAAACGTTGGTGGAATCACTTACCCACCTGCGTATCTATGTGGAGGCCGCGATCGACTTTCCCGAAGAGGAGATCGACTTCCTGGCGGATGGCAAGGTCGCCGGGGATCTGCAAACCATCATGGACGACCTGGCTACGATCCTGGCCGAAGCACAGCAAGGTACTATCCTGCGCGACGGCATGCGGGTCGTCATCGCGGGCCGCCCCAATGCCGGCAAATCCAGTCTGCTCAATGCGCTGGCCGGACGCGAAGCGGCAATCGTTACGGCGATAGAAGGCACGACCCGGGACGTGTTACGCGAACATATCCACATTGATGGAATGCCCTTGCATGTGATCGATACGGCCGGTTTGCGTGACAGCCCGGACGAAGTGGAACAGATCGGTATCGCCCGGGCCTGGGACGAAATCCGGCAGGCCGACCGCATCCTGTTGATGGTGGATGCCACCACAACCGGTGAAACCCGGCCCGAGGCGATCTGGCCTGATTTTATCCATCAGTTGCCGAACAATGCGCCGCTGACGGTGATCCGCAACAAGGTCGACCTGAGCGGCGAGGCCGCCGGCTACAGTGATGACGACGCTGCTCCGATCATTCGCATCGCTGCCAAGTCCGGCGAGGGACTCGATGTCCTGCGGGATCACCTGAAAGCCTGTATGGGATATGCGACCACCACCGAAGGTGGTTTCCTGGCCCGCCGCCGTCATCTGGTTGCCCTGGAAAAGGCCCGCGACTGCCTGGTTCAGGGGCAAGCCCAGTTGGAGGGGTATGGAGCAGGCGAACTCCTGGCCGAAGACCTGCGGATGGCCCAGGATGCTCTGGGGGAAATTACCGGTGCGATGACGCCGGACGATCTGCTCGGGAAGATATTCAGCAGTTTCTGCATCGGCAAGTAG